The Streptomyces pactum genome contains a region encoding:
- a CDS encoding alpha-1,4-glucan--maltose-1-phosphate maltosyltransferase: MSATVGIGRIPVRDVHPVVEYGRRPAKAVAGETFQVTATVFREGHDAVAANVVLKDPEGRPGPWTPMRELAPGSDRWGAEVTPAAPGEWTYRVEAWSDPVATWKHHARIKVPAGIDTGLVLEEGAELYRRAAAGVPKDAGRAVVLAAAAALLDDTLPVATRLAAALTPRVDAVLARHPLRELVTTSDPLPLLVERERALYGAWYEFFPRSEGTPDRPHGTFRTAERRLPAIAAMGFDVVYLPPVHPIGTTHRKGRNNTLSATPDDVGVPWAIGSPEGGHDTVHPALGTIDDFDHFVTRAAHHGLEVALDFALQCSPDHPWVHKHPDWFHHRPDGTIAHAENPPKKYQDIYPIAFDADLDGLVAETVRVLRFWMDHGVRIFRVDNPHTKPVVFWERVLGEINRRDPDVIFLAEAFTRPAMMHTLAQIGFQQSYTYFTWRNTKQELTEYLTELTGDAASYMRPNLFTNTPDILHAYLQHGGRPAFEVRAVLAATLSPTWGIYSGYELCENTPLREGGEEYLDSEKYQLKPRDWATAAREGTTIAPLITQLNTIRRDHPALHRLRNLRFHRTDNDALIAYSKRVGSDVVLVVANLDPHRTQEATISLDMPQLGLDRHESVPVHDELTGETYHWGRTNYVRLEPGRAPAHVFHVRLPSAATPQNGGSGAS, from the coding sequence GTTCCGCGAGGGGCACGACGCGGTCGCCGCCAACGTCGTGCTGAAGGACCCCGAGGGCCGGCCGGGCCCGTGGACCCCGATGCGGGAGCTGGCCCCGGGCAGCGACCGCTGGGGCGCCGAGGTCACCCCGGCCGCCCCGGGCGAGTGGACCTACCGGGTGGAGGCGTGGAGCGACCCCGTCGCCACCTGGAAGCACCACGCGCGCATCAAGGTGCCGGCCGGTATCGACACCGGCCTCGTCCTGGAGGAGGGCGCCGAGCTGTACCGGCGGGCCGCCGCGGGCGTTCCGAAGGACGCCGGACGTGCCGTGGTGCTGGCCGCCGCGGCCGCCCTGCTCGACGACACGCTGCCCGTGGCCACCCGGCTGGCGGCGGCGTTGACGCCCCGGGTGGACGCGGTACTGGCCCGGCATCCGCTGCGGGAACTGGTCACCACCTCCGACCCGCTGCCCCTGCTCGTGGAACGCGAACGCGCCCTGTACGGCGCCTGGTACGAGTTCTTCCCCCGCTCCGAAGGCACCCCCGACCGGCCCCACGGCACCTTCCGCACCGCCGAACGCCGGCTGCCCGCCATCGCCGCCATGGGCTTCGACGTCGTCTACCTCCCACCCGTCCACCCCATCGGCACCACCCACCGCAAGGGCCGCAACAACACCCTCTCCGCCACCCCCGACGACGTCGGCGTCCCCTGGGCCATCGGCTCCCCCGAAGGCGGCCACGACACCGTCCACCCCGCCCTCGGCACCATCGACGACTTCGACCACTTCGTCACCCGGGCCGCCCACCACGGCCTGGAAGTCGCCCTCGACTTCGCCCTCCAGTGCTCCCCCGACCACCCCTGGGTCCACAAACACCCCGACTGGTTCCACCACCGCCCCGACGGCACCATCGCCCACGCCGAGAACCCGCCCAAGAAGTACCAGGACATCTACCCCATCGCCTTCGACGCCGACCTCGACGGACTCGTCGCCGAAACCGTCCGCGTCCTGCGCTTCTGGATGGACCACGGGGTGCGCATCTTCCGCGTCGACAACCCCCACACCAAACCCGTCGTCTTCTGGGAGAGGGTCCTCGGCGAGATCAACCGCCGCGACCCCGACGTCATCTTCCTGGCGGAGGCCTTCACCCGCCCCGCGATGATGCACACCCTGGCCCAGATCGGCTTCCAGCAGTCCTACACCTACTTCACCTGGCGCAACACCAAACAGGAACTGACGGAGTACCTCACCGAACTGACGGGGGACGCCGCCTCCTACATGCGGCCCAACCTCTTCACCAACACCCCCGACATCCTGCACGCCTACCTCCAGCACGGCGGCCGCCCCGCCTTCGAGGTCCGCGCCGTCCTGGCCGCCACCCTCTCCCCCACCTGGGGCATCTACAGCGGCTACGAACTCTGCGAGAACACCCCCCTGCGCGAAGGCGGCGAGGAATACCTCGACAGCGAGAAGTACCAGCTCAAACCCCGCGACTGGGCCACCGCCGCCCGCGAGGGCACCACCATCGCCCCCCTCATCACCCAGCTCAACACCATCCGGCGCGACCATCCCGCGCTGCACCGGCTCAGGAACCTGCGCTTCCACCGGACCGACAACGACGCGCTGATCGCGTACAGCAAGCGCGTGGGATCCGACGTGGTGCTGGTGGTAGCCAACCTCGATCCCCACCGCACCCAGGAGGCGACGATCTCGCTCGACATGCCGCAACTCGGACTCGACCGGCACGAGTCGGTACCGGTCCACGACGAGCTCACGGGCGAGACCTACCACTGGGGCCGCACGAACTACGTGCGGCTGGAGCCCGGCCGGGCCCCCGCGCACGTCTTCCACGTCCGCCTGCCGTCGGCCGCCACGCCCCAGAACGGAGGGTCAGGAGCCTCATGA